The proteins below come from a single Felis catus isolate Fca126 chromosome A1, F.catus_Fca126_mat1.0, whole genome shotgun sequence genomic window:
- the BASP1 gene encoding brain acid soluble protein 1 has product MGGKLSKKKKGYNVNDEKAKDKDKKAEGAGTEEEGTPKENEAQAAAETTEVKEGKEEKPDKDGQDAAGKPEDKEGDKDTAAAKEDAPKAEPEQTEAAAEGKPEPPKAAEPEPAAAAGDAPKAAEPEAPAEAKADDKGKEAGEPTKTEAPAAPAAQETKSDGAPASDSKPSSTEAAPSSKESPAATEAPSSTAKAQAPAAPADEVKAAEAPASSEQTVAVKE; this is encoded by the coding sequence ATGGGAGGCAAGCTGAGCAAGAAGAAGAAGGGGTACAATGTGAATGATGAGAAGGCCAAGGACAAAGACAAGAAGGCCGAGGGTGCAGGCACCGAAGAGGAGGGAACCCCGAAGGAGAACGAGGCCCAGGCGGCCGCCGAGACCACAGAGGTGAAGGAGGGCAAGGAGGAGAAGCCGGACAAGGATGGCCAGGACGCGGCCGGCAAGCCCGAAGACAAGGAAGGCGACAAAGACACGGCCGCGGCCAAGGAAGACGCCCCGAAGGCGGAGCCCGAGCAGACGGAGGCGGCGGCCGAGGGCAAGCCCGAGCCCCCGAAGGCCGCCGAGCCCGAGCCCGCGGCCGCGGCCGGCGACGCCCCCAAGGCCGCGGAGCCCGAGGCGCCCGCGGAGGCCAAGGCCGACGACAAGGGCAAGGAGGCCGGGGAACCCACCAAGACTGAGGCTCCCGCAGCTCCTGCCGCGCAGGAGACGAAAAGTGACGGGGCCCCGGCTTCAGACTCAAAACCCAGCAGCACCGAGGCTGCGCCGTCGTCCAAGGAGAGCCCCGCAGCCACGGAAGCACCCAGTTCCACGGCCAAGGCCCAGGCCCCCGCAGCCCCAGCGGACGAGGTCAAGGCGGCCGAGGCGCCCGCCAGCTCCGAGCAAACCGTAGCAGTCAAGGAGTGA